In Formosa haliotis, the sequence CTGTATTGGTTGCGGAGCTTGTGTAGCAACTTGCAAAAATTCATCGGCTGCTTTATTTACTTCGGCAAAAATTAACCATTTAAACAATTTACCTCAGGGGAAAGCAGAACAGCACCGACGTGTGGTTGCCATGACAGCCCAAATGGAATTGGAAGGTTTTGGAAGCTGTACGTTTACCGGTGCTTGCGAAGTGGAATGCCCGGAAGGGATTTCTATAGTAAACATTGCAGAAATGAATACTCGTATTTTTAAATCTAAAATTTTTGGGTAACCTAAGGAGACAGTAAATCGAAACACCAAAATAAGACCTCTAGAACTCTGATTCTGATAATATTTTTTAGTCTATTTTATAGAAATTATATTTCTTTTGATCGGATATTTTCATAACTTTATTAATTAGACCGTTAATTTTCAACCCTTTTATACGTGTTTAACTTTTACGAATCACCTTATTCACCAATGAAAAAAATTACAATTTATAGACCAGAAGAACGATTTAATACAAATTGTACCTATGACATATTAGTTGGAAATAAGGTGCTAACGACTATTAAAAACGGAGAAGAAAAAATTATTGAAATCCCTGATGGACTTGAGAATGAAACTTTAAAAGCAAAAATTCAATGGTGTGGAAGTAAATCATTAGAGCTTAAAAATATTTCCGAAAACCAAAAAATTAGTATTAGCGGAAATGAATTTCTAAATAAACAAATGCCTTTGTCTGGAGCACTAATTCCGCTTATTGGATTAATGGTTTTTAATTTGAAAATTTTTCCTAAAAATATAGGGATTGCTTTTTTTATTGTTTTTTTGATTGGAATTATTGGAACCATAACCGTTTGGAGAAATAAATGGCTGCATATTAAAATAGAAGAAAAACTTTTCCCGCTTTAAAACAGAATCAGCCTTAATCACTTTCGAATGAACTGCGATCATTCCCAAGTTTATTTGAGATATAAAGTTATAATTTTCATTATCGTGAATTACACTTAATAATGTATTAAACCTACTTCTACCCCATTTTAATCGCATAAAACCTGCTTAAAAAAGTCAATTTCTAATGGCTTAAATACCAAACAAAATTCTGAATTAATCCTTTGGTTTAGGATTATACATCACAATAATCTGAACTACTATAGCCAAGAAAACCAACATAAAAATCTCGATTTGTGTAAACAATTGCACCGAATCTAGAGCACGTTTACTAATAGACATTTGTCTGCTTCCTTCGTTAAGCTGAATTTTAGACAAATCGTCTAGGTTGGCCTTTAAATCTTCTATAGTACCGATAACAGGAGTACGATTACTAAAACCAGAGCTTAAATATTGGGTTTCGGCATCTTTTAATCCGGAAAGATTACTTTTTAAATCCTCGAAAACTACTTCTTCTTCCGGAGTTAGTTTGGTTTGCTCAAACCGCATCACTAAAGATTGTAAATGCGTGTTGACATTTGCATTATGGCTACTAAAAAAAGTGGAATCGGATA encodes:
- a CDS encoding MCP four helix bundle domain-containing protein, whose translation is MAFLNKLKWILGILMIFILIMATNLIDRNNFIRVRDSVVTIYEDRLIANDLIFEMLKSVHQKELALTVSDSTFFSSHNANVNTHLQSLVMRFEQTKLTPEEEVVFEDLKSNLSGLKDAETQYLSSGFSNRTPVIGTIEDLKANLDDLSKIQLNEGSRQMSISKRALDSVQLFTQIEIFMLVFLAIVVQIIVMYNPKPKD